The Bos taurus isolate L1 Dominette 01449 registration number 42190680 breed Hereford chromosome 18, ARS-UCD2.0, whole genome shotgun sequence genome has a window encoding:
- the EXOC3L1 gene encoding exocyst complex component 3-like protein isoform X7: protein MLFPVGNKVPETQLPSFLHVALERAGPGGRRGLLRREVGQRLPWAQRGAVPSGGSCLPCPTSIWGAKPGNLIDEAPPAMDSAARDKTQPALPTGLEWPEQERAEQLARGAALKWASGIFYRPEQLARLGQYRNREVQRTCSLEARIKSVVQSYLEGVKTGVWQLAQALEAVQGAREALGQARGLLRDMAEAAQTLEPLREQVVEHKQLQALSQLLPRLRAVPAAVAHTQTLIDAQRLLEAYVSLRELEQLQEETCVPLGGLELPVFEGLGPLAEALGQAVEAAAGAAGQLARENPALLVAAVRVAEVDAGCTTSLEQAPRDWRQRCLRALQQGLERVHFGTSLQPGPGELAKWLEALRVALPAELAMAEALVAPCCPPHYKVVQLWAHTLHGGLRRCLQQLLEGPELEEADTFTLLHWVLHVYQGPEMMGSLELGPEADVSDLEPLLTLENIEQLEATFVAKVQAKVAQWLQKALDGEVVEWGREQEPDTDLSGFYHSPLPAIVLQLHRCSDPILPRPSQGGSSGPSLRALPTGHPQPPVSTQPKWVVPGVLAPVEAELDKLQKRICRLVLEALLAELQPLFAALPSRRWLSSPELLDDVCKRTARFCQNFQHVRNPAVQLLLVEAERTVVLQYLSALMQGRLVCRGADERTQAAERMQHDAAQLQELFLGLGLEESVQCVPVLLALKELLNLRDPTLLGLEVAGLRQQFPDVRCEDGPGREETQERLGGANAPVTPQRGSRLRPPGPARRRVPRAAPGRTQLSAGRPAALAPSWSPSTFQPRANTCTLAGLLLPLRVLCLTPDCPQNKVTSPYA from the exons ATGCTCTTTCCTGTTGGGAATAAAGTACCAGAGACTCAGCTTCCTTCCTTTCTGCATGTGGCCTTGGAGAGGGCGGgacctggagggaggaggggactcctgaggagggaggtgggacagaGGCTTCCTTGGG CTCAGAGAGGAGCAGTGCCCAGCGGAGGCTCCTGTCTACCCTGCCCCACTTCCATCTGGGGGGCAAAACCGGGAAACCTCATCGACGAAG ctcctccagccatggACTCGGCAGCCAGGGACAAAACGCAACCCGCACTCCCCACTG GGCTGGAGTGGCCGGAGCAGGAAAGGGCGGAGCAGCTGGCCCGGGGTGCAGCACTCAAGTGGGCCTCGGGCATCTTCTACCGGCCAGAGCAGCTGGCCAGGCTGGGTCAGTACCGGAACCGTGAGGTGCAGCGGACCTGTTCTCTGGAAGCGCGCATCAAG TCGGTGGTGCAGTCATACCTGGAGGGTGTGAAGACCGGGGTGTGGCAGCTGGCCCAGGCCCTTGAGGCCGTACAGGGAGCCCGCGAGGCCCTGGGCCAGGCCCGTGGGCTGCTCCGGGATATGGCTGAGGCTGCACAGACCCTAGAACCCCTGCGGGAGCAGGTTGTGGAACACAAACAACTGCAGGCCCTGTCTCAGCTGTTGCCCCGGCTGCGAGCTG TGCCAGCTGCAGTGGCCCACACACAGACCCTGATTGATGCCCAGCGGCTCTTGGAGGCCTATGTGAGCCTTCGGGAACTGGAGCAGCTGCAAGAGGAGACGTGCGTACCTCTTGGGGGCCTGGAGTTGCCAGTCTTTGAGGGGCTGGGCCCTCTGGCTGAGGCTCTGGGCCAGGCTGTGGAAGCGGCCGCAGGGGCTGCAGGGCAGCTGGCCCGGGAGAACCCAGCCTTGCTGGTGGCTGCTGTGCGTGTGGCCGAGGTGGATGCTGGGTGCACCACCTCCCTGGAGCAGGCTCCACGGGACTGGCGGCAGCGCTGTCTGCGTGCACTACAGCAGGGCTTGGAGCGGGTCCACTTCGGGACATCTCTGCAGCCTGGGCCTGGGGAACTAGCAAAGTGGCTGGAGGCTCTGCGGGTGGCTCTGCCAGCTGAGTTGGCCATGGCTGAGGCTCTGGTAGCACCCTGCTGCCCACCACACTACAAAGTTGTCCAGTTGTGGGCCCACACCCTGCATGGAGGCCTGCGGCGCTGCCTGCAGCAACTCCTGGAAGGGCCTGAGTTGGAAGAAGCCGACACCTTCACCCTGCTGCACTGGGTGCTGCATGTGTACCAGGG GCCAGAAATGATGGGGAGCCTGGAGTTGGGGCCTGAGGCTGACGTGTCTGATCTGGAGCCCCTCCTGACCCTGGAAAACATTGAGCAGCTGGAGGCAACATTTGTGGCCAAAGTCCAG GCAAAGGTGGCCCAGTGGCTGCAGAAGGCACTGGATGGGGAGGTAGTCGAGTGGGGCCGAGAGCAGGAACCCGACACAGACCTGTCTGGCTTCTACCACTCGCCATTGCCAGCCATCGTGCTGCAG CTTCACCGATGCTCTGATCCGATTCTCCCGAGACCATCTCAGGGGGGAAGCAGTGGTCCCTCATTACGTGCCCTACCTACTGGCCACCCTCAACCACCAGTTAGCACTCAG CCCAAATGGGTGGTTCCCGGAGTCTTGGCTCCGGTGGAGGCAGAGCTGGACAAGTTGCAGAAGAGGATCTGTCGCCTGGTGTTGGAGGCGCTGCTGGCGGAGCTACAG CCCCTATTCGCGGCTCTGCCCTCGCGTCGCTGGCTCTCAAGCCCAGAGCTGCTGGATGACGTGTGCAAGCGGACGGCGCGATTCTGCCAGAACTTTCAGCACGTGCGGAATCCCGCGGTCCAG CTGTTGCTGGTCGAGGCGGAGCGTACGGTGGTGCTGCAGTACTTAAGTGCGCTGATGCAAGGCCGCCTAGTCTGCCGCGGTGCTGACGAGAGGACCCAGGCGGCCGAGCGCATGCAGCACGATGCGGCCCAGCTTCAGGAGCTTTTCCTCGGTTTG GGCCTGGAGGAGAGCGTTCAGTGTGTGCCAGTGCTGCTTGCATTGAAGGAGCTGCTGAACCTCCGCGACCCCACGCTACTTGGCCTCGAGGTGGCAGGCTTGCGGCAACAGTTTCCCGACGTGAGGTGCGAAGACGGGCCGGGAAGGGAGGAGACCCAGGAGCGGCTGGGCGGGGCTAACGCACCCGTCACTCCACAGCGAGGATCACGTCTCCGCCCTCCTGGACCTGCGCGGAGACGTGTCCCGAGAGCAGCGCCTGGCCGCACTCAGCTCTCTGCGGGCCGGCCCGCAGCCCTCGCCCCAAGCTGGTCGCCGAGCACTTTTCAGCCTCGTGCCAACACCTGCACCCTCGCTGGCCTCCTGCTTCCCCTCAGGGTCCTGTGCCTGACCCCTGACTGCCCGCAGAATAAAGTCACGTCCCCGTACGCCTGA
- the EXOC3L1 gene encoding exocyst complex component 3-like protein isoform X2: MLFPVGNKVPETQLPSFLHVALERAGPGGRRGLLRREVGQRLPWAQRGAVPSGGSCLPCPTSIWGAKPGNLIDEAPPAMDSAARDKTQPALPTGLEWPEQERAEQLARGAALKWASGIFYRPEQLARLGQYRNREVQRTCSLEARIKSVVQSYLEGVKTGVWQLAQALEAVQGAREALGQARGLLRDMAEAAQTLEPLREQVVEHKQLQALSQLLPRLRAVPAAVAHTQTLIDAQRLLEAYVSLRELEQLQEETCVPLGGLELPVFEGLGPLAEALGQAVEAAAGAAGQLARENPALLVAAVRVAEVDAGCTTSLEQAPRDWRQRCLRALQQGLERVHFGTSLQPGPGELAKWLEALRVALPAELAMAEALVAPCCPPHYKVVQLWAHTLHGGLRRCLQQLLEGPELEEADTFTLLHWVLHVYQGPEMMGSLELGPEADVSDLEPLLTLENIEQLEATFVAKVQAKVAQWLQKALDGEVVEWGREQEPDTDLSGFYHSPLPAIVLQILEENIRVTRIVSVSLEQRVHGMALSELSAFLRSFTDALIRFSRDHLRGEAVVPHYVPYLLATLNHQLALSPNGWFPESWLRWRQSWTSCRRGSVAWCWRRCWRSYRRGFRGRWGWEEEIQRMHGGLCRGMLGLNRRSNYVSKLRSQPLFAALPSRRWLSSPELLDDVCKRTARFCQNFQHVRNPAVQLLLVEAERTVVLQYLSALMQGRLVCRGADERTQAAERMQHDAAQLQELFLGLELLNLRDPTLLGLEVAGLRQQFPDVRCEDGPGREETQERLGGANAPVTPQRGSRLRPPGPARRRVPRAAPGRTQLSAGRPAALAPSWSPSTFQPRANTCTLAGLLLPLRVLCLTPDCPQNKVTSPYA; the protein is encoded by the exons ATGCTCTTTCCTGTTGGGAATAAAGTACCAGAGACTCAGCTTCCTTCCTTTCTGCATGTGGCCTTGGAGAGGGCGGgacctggagggaggaggggactcctgaggagggaggtgggacagaGGCTTCCTTGGG CTCAGAGAGGAGCAGTGCCCAGCGGAGGCTCCTGTCTACCCTGCCCCACTTCCATCTGGGGGGCAAAACCGGGAAACCTCATCGACGAAG ctcctccagccatggACTCGGCAGCCAGGGACAAAACGCAACCCGCACTCCCCACTG GGCTGGAGTGGCCGGAGCAGGAAAGGGCGGAGCAGCTGGCCCGGGGTGCAGCACTCAAGTGGGCCTCGGGCATCTTCTACCGGCCAGAGCAGCTGGCCAGGCTGGGTCAGTACCGGAACCGTGAGGTGCAGCGGACCTGTTCTCTGGAAGCGCGCATCAAG TCGGTGGTGCAGTCATACCTGGAGGGTGTGAAGACCGGGGTGTGGCAGCTGGCCCAGGCCCTTGAGGCCGTACAGGGAGCCCGCGAGGCCCTGGGCCAGGCCCGTGGGCTGCTCCGGGATATGGCTGAGGCTGCACAGACCCTAGAACCCCTGCGGGAGCAGGTTGTGGAACACAAACAACTGCAGGCCCTGTCTCAGCTGTTGCCCCGGCTGCGAGCTG TGCCAGCTGCAGTGGCCCACACACAGACCCTGATTGATGCCCAGCGGCTCTTGGAGGCCTATGTGAGCCTTCGGGAACTGGAGCAGCTGCAAGAGGAGACGTGCGTACCTCTTGGGGGCCTGGAGTTGCCAGTCTTTGAGGGGCTGGGCCCTCTGGCTGAGGCTCTGGGCCAGGCTGTGGAAGCGGCCGCAGGGGCTGCAGGGCAGCTGGCCCGGGAGAACCCAGCCTTGCTGGTGGCTGCTGTGCGTGTGGCCGAGGTGGATGCTGGGTGCACCACCTCCCTGGAGCAGGCTCCACGGGACTGGCGGCAGCGCTGTCTGCGTGCACTACAGCAGGGCTTGGAGCGGGTCCACTTCGGGACATCTCTGCAGCCTGGGCCTGGGGAACTAGCAAAGTGGCTGGAGGCTCTGCGGGTGGCTCTGCCAGCTGAGTTGGCCATGGCTGAGGCTCTGGTAGCACCCTGCTGCCCACCACACTACAAAGTTGTCCAGTTGTGGGCCCACACCCTGCATGGAGGCCTGCGGCGCTGCCTGCAGCAACTCCTGGAAGGGCCTGAGTTGGAAGAAGCCGACACCTTCACCCTGCTGCACTGGGTGCTGCATGTGTACCAGGG GCCAGAAATGATGGGGAGCCTGGAGTTGGGGCCTGAGGCTGACGTGTCTGATCTGGAGCCCCTCCTGACCCTGGAAAACATTGAGCAGCTGGAGGCAACATTTGTGGCCAAAGTCCAG GCAAAGGTGGCCCAGTGGCTGCAGAAGGCACTGGATGGGGAGGTAGTCGAGTGGGGCCGAGAGCAGGAACCCGACACAGACCTGTCTGGCTTCTACCACTCGCCATTGCCAGCCATCGTGCTGCAG ATCCTGGAAGAGAACATTCGTGTGACCAGAATAGTCAGTGTGTCACTGGAGCAGCGGGTGCATGGCATGGCACTATCAGAACTGAGTGCCTTCCTGAGGAG CTTCACCGATGCTCTGATCCGATTCTCCCGAGACCATCTCAGGGGGGAAGCAGTGGTCCCTCATTACGTGCCCTACCTACTGGCCACCCTCAACCACCAGTTAGCACTCAG CCCAAATGGGTGGTTCCCGGAGTCTTGGCTCCGGTGGAGGCAGAGCTGGACAAGTTGCAGAAGAGGATCTGTCGCCTGGTGTTGGAGGCGCTGCTGGCGGAGCTACAGGCGAGGCTTCAGGGGGAGATGGGGTTGGGAGGAGGAGATACAGCGTATGCATGGGGGCCTCTGCCGGGGAATGCTGGGTCTGAATCGTCGCTCCAACTACGTCTCTAAACTCCGTTCCCAGCCCCTATTCGCGGCTCTGCCCTCGCGTCGCTGGCTCTCAAGCCCAGAGCTGCTGGATGACGTGTGCAAGCGGACGGCGCGATTCTGCCAGAACTTTCAGCACGTGCGGAATCCCGCGGTCCAG CTGTTGCTGGTCGAGGCGGAGCGTACGGTGGTGCTGCAGTACTTAAGTGCGCTGATGCAAGGCCGCCTAGTCTGCCGCGGTGCTGACGAGAGGACCCAGGCGGCCGAGCGCATGCAGCACGATGCGGCCCAGCTTCAGGAGCTTTTCCTCGGTTTG GAGCTGCTGAACCTCCGCGACCCCACGCTACTTGGCCTCGAGGTGGCAGGCTTGCGGCAACAGTTTCCCGACGTGAGGTGCGAAGACGGGCCGGGAAGGGAGGAGACCCAGGAGCGGCTGGGCGGGGCTAACGCACCCGTCACTCCACAGCGAGGATCACGTCTCCGCCCTCCTGGACCTGCGCGGAGACGTGTCCCGAGAGCAGCGCCTGGCCGCACTCAGCTCTCTGCGGGCCGGCCCGCAGCCCTCGCCCCAAGCTGGTCGCCGAGCACTTTTCAGCCTCGTGCCAACACCTGCACCCTCGCTGGCCTCCTGCTTCCCCTCAGGGTCCTGTGCCTGACCCCTGACTGCCCGCAGAATAAAGTCACGTCCCCGTACGCCTGA
- the EXOC3L1 gene encoding exocyst complex component 3-like protein isoform X1 — protein MLFPVGNKVPETQLPSFLHVALERAGPGGRRGLLRREVGQRLPWAQRGAVPSGGSCLPCPTSIWGAKPGNLIDEAPPAMDSAARDKTQPALPTGLEWPEQERAEQLARGAALKWASGIFYRPEQLARLGQYRNREVQRTCSLEARIKSVVQSYLEGVKTGVWQLAQALEAVQGAREALGQARGLLRDMAEAAQTLEPLREQVVEHKQLQALSQLLPRLRAVPAAVAHTQTLIDAQRLLEAYVSLRELEQLQEETCVPLGGLELPVFEGLGPLAEALGQAVEAAAGAAGQLARENPALLVAAVRVAEVDAGCTTSLEQAPRDWRQRCLRALQQGLERVHFGTSLQPGPGELAKWLEALRVALPAELAMAEALVAPCCPPHYKVVQLWAHTLHGGLRRCLQQLLEGPELEEADTFTLLHWVLHVYQGPEMMGSLELGPEADVSDLEPLLTLENIEQLEATFVAKVQAKVAQWLQKALDGEVVEWGREQEPDTDLSGFYHSPLPAIVLQILEENIRVTRIVSVSLEQRVHGMALSELSAFLRSFTDALIRFSRDHLRGEAVVPHYVPYLLATLNHQLALSPNGWFPESWLRWRQSWTSCRRGSVAWCWRRCWRSYRRGFRGRWGWEEEIQRMHGGLCRGMLGLNRRSNYVSKLRSQPLFAALPSRRWLSSPELLDDVCKRTARFCQNFQHVRNPAVQLLLVEAERTVVLQYLSALMQGRLVCRGADERTQAAERMQHDAAQLQELFLGLGLEESVQCVPVLLALKELLNLRDPTLLGLEVAGLRQQFPDVRCEDGPGREETQERLGGANAPVTPQRGSRLRPPGPARRRVPRAAPGRTQLSAGRPAALAPSWSPSTFQPRANTCTLAGLLLPLRVLCLTPDCPQNKVTSPYA, from the exons ATGCTCTTTCCTGTTGGGAATAAAGTACCAGAGACTCAGCTTCCTTCCTTTCTGCATGTGGCCTTGGAGAGGGCGGgacctggagggaggaggggactcctgaggagggaggtgggacagaGGCTTCCTTGGG CTCAGAGAGGAGCAGTGCCCAGCGGAGGCTCCTGTCTACCCTGCCCCACTTCCATCTGGGGGGCAAAACCGGGAAACCTCATCGACGAAG ctcctccagccatggACTCGGCAGCCAGGGACAAAACGCAACCCGCACTCCCCACTG GGCTGGAGTGGCCGGAGCAGGAAAGGGCGGAGCAGCTGGCCCGGGGTGCAGCACTCAAGTGGGCCTCGGGCATCTTCTACCGGCCAGAGCAGCTGGCCAGGCTGGGTCAGTACCGGAACCGTGAGGTGCAGCGGACCTGTTCTCTGGAAGCGCGCATCAAG TCGGTGGTGCAGTCATACCTGGAGGGTGTGAAGACCGGGGTGTGGCAGCTGGCCCAGGCCCTTGAGGCCGTACAGGGAGCCCGCGAGGCCCTGGGCCAGGCCCGTGGGCTGCTCCGGGATATGGCTGAGGCTGCACAGACCCTAGAACCCCTGCGGGAGCAGGTTGTGGAACACAAACAACTGCAGGCCCTGTCTCAGCTGTTGCCCCGGCTGCGAGCTG TGCCAGCTGCAGTGGCCCACACACAGACCCTGATTGATGCCCAGCGGCTCTTGGAGGCCTATGTGAGCCTTCGGGAACTGGAGCAGCTGCAAGAGGAGACGTGCGTACCTCTTGGGGGCCTGGAGTTGCCAGTCTTTGAGGGGCTGGGCCCTCTGGCTGAGGCTCTGGGCCAGGCTGTGGAAGCGGCCGCAGGGGCTGCAGGGCAGCTGGCCCGGGAGAACCCAGCCTTGCTGGTGGCTGCTGTGCGTGTGGCCGAGGTGGATGCTGGGTGCACCACCTCCCTGGAGCAGGCTCCACGGGACTGGCGGCAGCGCTGTCTGCGTGCACTACAGCAGGGCTTGGAGCGGGTCCACTTCGGGACATCTCTGCAGCCTGGGCCTGGGGAACTAGCAAAGTGGCTGGAGGCTCTGCGGGTGGCTCTGCCAGCTGAGTTGGCCATGGCTGAGGCTCTGGTAGCACCCTGCTGCCCACCACACTACAAAGTTGTCCAGTTGTGGGCCCACACCCTGCATGGAGGCCTGCGGCGCTGCCTGCAGCAACTCCTGGAAGGGCCTGAGTTGGAAGAAGCCGACACCTTCACCCTGCTGCACTGGGTGCTGCATGTGTACCAGGG GCCAGAAATGATGGGGAGCCTGGAGTTGGGGCCTGAGGCTGACGTGTCTGATCTGGAGCCCCTCCTGACCCTGGAAAACATTGAGCAGCTGGAGGCAACATTTGTGGCCAAAGTCCAG GCAAAGGTGGCCCAGTGGCTGCAGAAGGCACTGGATGGGGAGGTAGTCGAGTGGGGCCGAGAGCAGGAACCCGACACAGACCTGTCTGGCTTCTACCACTCGCCATTGCCAGCCATCGTGCTGCAG ATCCTGGAAGAGAACATTCGTGTGACCAGAATAGTCAGTGTGTCACTGGAGCAGCGGGTGCATGGCATGGCACTATCAGAACTGAGTGCCTTCCTGAGGAG CTTCACCGATGCTCTGATCCGATTCTCCCGAGACCATCTCAGGGGGGAAGCAGTGGTCCCTCATTACGTGCCCTACCTACTGGCCACCCTCAACCACCAGTTAGCACTCAG CCCAAATGGGTGGTTCCCGGAGTCTTGGCTCCGGTGGAGGCAGAGCTGGACAAGTTGCAGAAGAGGATCTGTCGCCTGGTGTTGGAGGCGCTGCTGGCGGAGCTACAGGCGAGGCTTCAGGGGGAGATGGGGTTGGGAGGAGGAGATACAGCGTATGCATGGGGGCCTCTGCCGGGGAATGCTGGGTCTGAATCGTCGCTCCAACTACGTCTCTAAACTCCGTTCCCAGCCCCTATTCGCGGCTCTGCCCTCGCGTCGCTGGCTCTCAAGCCCAGAGCTGCTGGATGACGTGTGCAAGCGGACGGCGCGATTCTGCCAGAACTTTCAGCACGTGCGGAATCCCGCGGTCCAG CTGTTGCTGGTCGAGGCGGAGCGTACGGTGGTGCTGCAGTACTTAAGTGCGCTGATGCAAGGCCGCCTAGTCTGCCGCGGTGCTGACGAGAGGACCCAGGCGGCCGAGCGCATGCAGCACGATGCGGCCCAGCTTCAGGAGCTTTTCCTCGGTTTG GGCCTGGAGGAGAGCGTTCAGTGTGTGCCAGTGCTGCTTGCATTGAAGGAGCTGCTGAACCTCCGCGACCCCACGCTACTTGGCCTCGAGGTGGCAGGCTTGCGGCAACAGTTTCCCGACGTGAGGTGCGAAGACGGGCCGGGAAGGGAGGAGACCCAGGAGCGGCTGGGCGGGGCTAACGCACCCGTCACTCCACAGCGAGGATCACGTCTCCGCCCTCCTGGACCTGCGCGGAGACGTGTCCCGAGAGCAGCGCCTGGCCGCACTCAGCTCTCTGCGGGCCGGCCCGCAGCCCTCGCCCCAAGCTGGTCGCCGAGCACTTTTCAGCCTCGTGCCAACACCTGCACCCTCGCTGGCCTCCTGCTTCCCCTCAGGGTCCTGTGCCTGACCCCTGACTGCCCGCAGAATAAAGTCACGTCCCCGTACGCCTGA
- the EXOC3L1 gene encoding exocyst complex component 3-like protein isoform X8: MDSAARDKTQPALPTGLEWPEQERAEQLARGAALKWASGIFYRPEQLARLGQYRNREVQRTCSLEARIKSVVQSYLEGVKTGVWQLAQALEAVQGAREALGQARGLLRDMAEAAQTLEPLREQVVEHKQLQALSQLLPRLRAVPAAVAHTQTLIDAQRLLEAYVSLRELEQLQEETCVPLGGLELPVFEGLGPLAEALGQAVEAAAGAAGQLARENPALLVAAVRVAEVDAGCTTSLEQAPRDWRQRCLRALQQGLERVHFGTSLQPGPGELAKWLEALRVALPAELAMAEALVAPCCPPHYKVVQLWAHTLHGGLRRCLQQLLEGPELEEADTFTLLHWVLHVYQGPEMMGSLELGPEADVSDLEPLLTLENIEQLEATFVAKVQAKVAQWLQKALDGEVVEWGREQEPDTDLSGFYHSPLPAIVLQILEENIRVTRIVSVSLEQRVHGMALSELSAFLRSFTDALIRFSRDHLRGEAVVPHYVPYLLATLNHQLALSPNGWFPESWLRWRQSWTSCRRGSVAWCWRRCWRSYRRGFRGRWGWEEEIQRMHGGLCRGMLGLNRRSNYVSKLRSQPLFAALPSRRWLSSPELLDDVCKRTARFCQNFQHVRNPAVQLLLVEAERTVVLQYLSALMQGRLVCRGADERTQAAERMQHDAAQLQELFLGLGLEESVQCVPVLLALKELLNLRDPTLLGLEVAGLRQQFPDVRCEDGPGREETQERLGGANAPVTPQRGSRLRPPGPARRRVPRAAPGRTQLSAGRPAALAPSWSPSTFQPRANTCTLAGLLLPLRVLCLTPDCPQNKVTSPYA, translated from the exons atggACTCGGCAGCCAGGGACAAAACGCAACCCGCACTCCCCACTG GGCTGGAGTGGCCGGAGCAGGAAAGGGCGGAGCAGCTGGCCCGGGGTGCAGCACTCAAGTGGGCCTCGGGCATCTTCTACCGGCCAGAGCAGCTGGCCAGGCTGGGTCAGTACCGGAACCGTGAGGTGCAGCGGACCTGTTCTCTGGAAGCGCGCATCAAG TCGGTGGTGCAGTCATACCTGGAGGGTGTGAAGACCGGGGTGTGGCAGCTGGCCCAGGCCCTTGAGGCCGTACAGGGAGCCCGCGAGGCCCTGGGCCAGGCCCGTGGGCTGCTCCGGGATATGGCTGAGGCTGCACAGACCCTAGAACCCCTGCGGGAGCAGGTTGTGGAACACAAACAACTGCAGGCCCTGTCTCAGCTGTTGCCCCGGCTGCGAGCTG TGCCAGCTGCAGTGGCCCACACACAGACCCTGATTGATGCCCAGCGGCTCTTGGAGGCCTATGTGAGCCTTCGGGAACTGGAGCAGCTGCAAGAGGAGACGTGCGTACCTCTTGGGGGCCTGGAGTTGCCAGTCTTTGAGGGGCTGGGCCCTCTGGCTGAGGCTCTGGGCCAGGCTGTGGAAGCGGCCGCAGGGGCTGCAGGGCAGCTGGCCCGGGAGAACCCAGCCTTGCTGGTGGCTGCTGTGCGTGTGGCCGAGGTGGATGCTGGGTGCACCACCTCCCTGGAGCAGGCTCCACGGGACTGGCGGCAGCGCTGTCTGCGTGCACTACAGCAGGGCTTGGAGCGGGTCCACTTCGGGACATCTCTGCAGCCTGGGCCTGGGGAACTAGCAAAGTGGCTGGAGGCTCTGCGGGTGGCTCTGCCAGCTGAGTTGGCCATGGCTGAGGCTCTGGTAGCACCCTGCTGCCCACCACACTACAAAGTTGTCCAGTTGTGGGCCCACACCCTGCATGGAGGCCTGCGGCGCTGCCTGCAGCAACTCCTGGAAGGGCCTGAGTTGGAAGAAGCCGACACCTTCACCCTGCTGCACTGGGTGCTGCATGTGTACCAGGG GCCAGAAATGATGGGGAGCCTGGAGTTGGGGCCTGAGGCTGACGTGTCTGATCTGGAGCCCCTCCTGACCCTGGAAAACATTGAGCAGCTGGAGGCAACATTTGTGGCCAAAGTCCAG GCAAAGGTGGCCCAGTGGCTGCAGAAGGCACTGGATGGGGAGGTAGTCGAGTGGGGCCGAGAGCAGGAACCCGACACAGACCTGTCTGGCTTCTACCACTCGCCATTGCCAGCCATCGTGCTGCAG ATCCTGGAAGAGAACATTCGTGTGACCAGAATAGTCAGTGTGTCACTGGAGCAGCGGGTGCATGGCATGGCACTATCAGAACTGAGTGCCTTCCTGAGGAG CTTCACCGATGCTCTGATCCGATTCTCCCGAGACCATCTCAGGGGGGAAGCAGTGGTCCCTCATTACGTGCCCTACCTACTGGCCACCCTCAACCACCAGTTAGCACTCAG CCCAAATGGGTGGTTCCCGGAGTCTTGGCTCCGGTGGAGGCAGAGCTGGACAAGTTGCAGAAGAGGATCTGTCGCCTGGTGTTGGAGGCGCTGCTGGCGGAGCTACAGGCGAGGCTTCAGGGGGAGATGGGGTTGGGAGGAGGAGATACAGCGTATGCATGGGGGCCTCTGCCGGGGAATGCTGGGTCTGAATCGTCGCTCCAACTACGTCTCTAAACTCCGTTCCCAGCCCCTATTCGCGGCTCTGCCCTCGCGTCGCTGGCTCTCAAGCCCAGAGCTGCTGGATGACGTGTGCAAGCGGACGGCGCGATTCTGCCAGAACTTTCAGCACGTGCGGAATCCCGCGGTCCAG CTGTTGCTGGTCGAGGCGGAGCGTACGGTGGTGCTGCAGTACTTAAGTGCGCTGATGCAAGGCCGCCTAGTCTGCCGCGGTGCTGACGAGAGGACCCAGGCGGCCGAGCGCATGCAGCACGATGCGGCCCAGCTTCAGGAGCTTTTCCTCGGTTTG GGCCTGGAGGAGAGCGTTCAGTGTGTGCCAGTGCTGCTTGCATTGAAGGAGCTGCTGAACCTCCGCGACCCCACGCTACTTGGCCTCGAGGTGGCAGGCTTGCGGCAACAGTTTCCCGACGTGAGGTGCGAAGACGGGCCGGGAAGGGAGGAGACCCAGGAGCGGCTGGGCGGGGCTAACGCACCCGTCACTCCACAGCGAGGATCACGTCTCCGCCCTCCTGGACCTGCGCGGAGACGTGTCCCGAGAGCAGCGCCTGGCCGCACTCAGCTCTCTGCGGGCCGGCCCGCAGCCCTCGCCCCAAGCTGGTCGCCGAGCACTTTTCAGCCTCGTGCCAACACCTGCACCCTCGCTGGCCTCCTGCTTCCCCTCAGGGTCCTGTGCCTGACCCCTGACTGCCCGCAGAATAAAGTCACGTCCCCGTACGCCTGA